The region CTGCCAACCCGGCTCTGGCGGATGAGATTGCCGATTACCTGGGCGTCGAACTGGGCGGCATGAAGATTGCCAACTTCTCGGACGGGGAGATCTACGTCCAGATTCAGGAAAGCGTCCGCGGCGATGACGTGTTCATCGTGCAGCCCATCTGCCATCCGGTGAATTATCACCTGATGGAACTTCTGATCATGCTGGATGCCTTCAAGCGGGCTTCCGCTCGGCAGGTGACCGCCGTGGTGCCTTACTACGCGTATGCCCGCCAGGACCGCAAGGCGCACGGGCGCGAGGCCATCAGCGCCAAGCTGGTGGCCGACTTGCTGACGACGGCCGGGGCCGACCGCGTGCTGGCCATGGACCTTCACACGCCTCAAATTCAAGGATTCTTTGACATCCTGGTGGACCACCTGTTCGCCACGCCGGTGTTGATTGACTACCTGAAGGACAAGAACCTGCAAGACGCAGTGGTCGTCTCGCCCGACGTGGGCGGCGTGGCCCGTGCGCGAGCCTTTGCCAAGAAACTGGACTGCCCGATTGCGATCATCGACAAGCGCC is a window of Candidatus Sericytochromatia bacterium DNA encoding:
- a CDS encoding ribose-phosphate pyrophosphokinase — encoded protein: MQLAPQVELPDNLVIRRDIKLFSGSANPALADEIADYLGVELGGMKIANFSDGEIYVQIQESVRGDDVFIVQPICHPVNYHLMELLIMLDAFKRASARQVTAVVPYYAYARQDRKAHGREAISAKLVADLLTTAGADRVLAMDLHTPQIQGFFDILVDHLFATPVLIDYLKDKNLQDAVVVSPDVGGVARARAFAKKLDCPIAIIDKRRTAHNQAEVMHVIGDVKGRTAIMVDDMVDTAGTLVAGAALLAREGASAVYAACTHGILSGPAVERVRNSNLVELIITNTIPLPSEKRLPNIQSLSVASLLGEAMVRIHEDTSVSTLFE